The genomic window TACAGTTAACAAGGTCATGGTAGAACTCAGCTACCTTCACAAGCCCTGTTTCTTTACCGACCTCGTTAAAGAGCTTTATCTTATCGGTAGCCTTACCCTTACCCCTTTCAACTATGGCTCCTGCGTGACCAAAGGAAACACCCTCAAGGCTTTCCTGGAACCTTCCTGCAACAAAGGCTGCCACGGGTATATTCCATTTACCTTCCTTATAGAGTTTAAGTATTGTTTCGGCAGCTTGTTCTTCGTAGGTGCCTCCGACCTCACCCTGTATTATCACGCCCTTAACGTTTGGATCGTCCTTTATCTCTTCAAGAACATCTGCGAAGGTCGTACAGGATATTATGTCCCCTCCAAGGGCGAGAGCCATATAAACGCCCCAACCCCTTCTCATAAACATCTCTGCCGTGGTTGTGGTTAAACCACCAGATTTGGATAAAATTACTAGACCCCCATCCCTGTAAGCTATTGATGGATTTTTCCCCCCTATGGCACCTATCCTGGCAGGTATCCTTGGTACTATGCAGCCTAGAGACGTAGGACCGACTATAGTCACACCTCTTTCCTTAGCGTAATGGTAAAAGTAGACTGTATCCCTTATGGGGACATGTTCCGTGATTATGTATATAACGCTTATACCTGCATCAACGAGCTCAATAACAGCGTCCTTTACAGAGGCTGGAGGTACATATATCAGTCCCGTGTTCACATCTCTTCCTTCCGGTGAGTTAAGAGCTTCCTTTACCGTGTTGAAAACCGGCACGCCAGCTACTTCCTGACCACCTTTTCCGGGTGTAACACCAACCTTGATAGTTCCAGGGTAAAGGGCTTCTGTTTCAGAAACTACCTGTGAAGCTTCCCTTCCCGTTATACCTATGACTATTACCCTTGTTCTGTCGTTAAGATACTTAGTACCAACACTCCAATTCCTCTCCATTCCTTTCCTCCTGAAAGTTAAAACAATATTTTACCAGATGAGAAACCTGTTTTATCCTTTCCAGGTTCAGGGCTCTCTCCTCAGCCTATAGATAAGACGAGCTCCGTAAAGTAGGGTCAAAAATATGAGGTTTATCCACAGAAGGGATATTATTATCGTGGTAAGGGAACCGTAGAGTAAGCTACCTTTAAACACATTGGCTATATACCAGGTAAAGCCTAACTGACTGGCAAACATCAGGAAGGAAACGTAAGCAGATATCGCTAAAAGTTTGAGGATACTAAAAGAGCCCCTGATAAAGCTCCGGTACAGAGCGAATAGGGTTAACGTTCCGGGAAGAACATAGGAAAGGTCAATAATAACTGAGTAATTCTTAGGAACTACCAGTTTTAGGTATATGCTAAGGAAGAAGGAGGAAGATATTATTAGAACCAGGCCCAGAAGGAATGCGGGCATGAATACCCAGTAGAATAACTCCCTTCTTTCAGTAAGTTCCCCTTCAGACACGAAGGAGAAAGCCTTCCCAAGATACCTTATAAATCCAACCGAAAAAAAGTAAGAGAGTCCCAGGGCTATTGCTGAGGTTTCTTTACTCCGCTTTTGAACCTCAAGTATCTCGTGGATTACCTTGTTTGTGTACTGGGGAAATATTTGGTCTATGGTTTCTTCAATTCTGCTCAGCTCAATCAGGGGTAAGAAGCCCAGCAAGTTTATGAGAATGACCGTTAACGGTGCCATAGATAGGAGAAAGTGATAGGTGAGCGCACCCGAGTGGTAAGTATAACTTTCCTTAAAAACATCTATCAAGCTTAACAAAGCGGCCTTGGAGAATCTCCTATATGGGCTCATCTATTGTGTACTCCACACTCTCTCCTGTAAAACTCTCAAACAAGAACTTATCTCCCTTTCTGTCAATTATGTAATTTGGAAGGATAGGCACTTTCCCCTTTCCACCTGGCAAGTCTAAGGCGTAGGTTGGGATACCCATTCCCGAAATCCTCCCCCTTAAATATCTCATTATCTCAATACCCTTATCAAGGGTCGTCCTGAAGTGAACCGCACCTTTTATGGGATCACAATGGAATAGGTACTGGGGTTTTACCTTAATTTTGAGGAGTTTTCGGAAAAGCTCAAGCATGGTTTCAGGATCATCGTTTACTCCTTTAAGGAGAACGGTTTGATTGTTTACAGGTATACCTCTTCTGAGAAGTTTGTCTACAGCCTCTTCTGATAGTTCTGTAACTTCTCTTGGGTGGTTGAAATGGGTGTTTACCCATATAGGGGAATACCTATCCAGTATATCAAGCAGCTCTTCGTCAAAGAATCTCTGGGGTGCCAGCACGGGAAGCCGGGTTCCAAATCTTATTATCTCTATGTGGTCTATACTTCTTAGTCCCCGGAGTATATACTCTATCTTTTCATTACTGAGACTGAGCGGTTCCCCTCCAGATATGAGAACATCTCTTATCTCTTCATGTTCCCTTATGTAACTGAGCATTCTGTCTATTTCGTCCTTTGTTCTTGCCCTCTCTCCCTGAGCAAATATCCTTTTTCTCATGCAATGTCTGCAGTAAACAGCGCAGAAGGAAGTCACCGAGACCAGAACCCTGTCAGGATAACGGTGGGTAAGTCCAGGTATGCTCCCATCCTCTTTTAAGGGGTCTGGTTCTCCTCTGGACTGGATTTCCTCATCAACTTCAGAAATCCTTGGTATAGCCTGTAATCTTATTGGGTCGTTTATATCTTCAGGGTCAATCAAAGAGAGGTAGTAAGGGGTTATTGCCATTGGGTAAACACCCTCTGTTTTTTTAATACCCTCTACTTCTTCCGGAATAAGCTTCAGATACCTCTGTAGCTCATCTAAGGTCTTAATCCTATTCTTTATCTGCCAGTTGTAATCTCTCCAGAGATTTTCAGGTACATGTGAAAACAGCATGGAAATAATTTTATTTCAGTCAGATTTAAAAAAGAGGGGGTGGTATTCCACCGACCCCCGTACTGCCGAAGCTCCCCTCCCGCTTCGTTTATAAAAATAAAACACCGTTTTGGAAAATGATAACTCTTCTCATCTGGGAGATAATGATTTATATCATAAATATAAGGAGCTTTCTCGGAAGCTTACAAACTCTATAATAGATTAAGTTATGGAGATTCAATTAATCATAGTTCTCATGATAGCTTTTATAGTTCTGGGTCCTGAGAGGATGATGGACCTGGCTGTGAAACTGGGGGAGGCTATGAGGAAAGTTAGGGATATGTGGGATGAGGTTAGGATGCAAGCTTACATGGAAGAGATAAACAGAAAGGTTCTTGAGGAAGAGAAGTCGGGTCAACTTGACGAGAGAACGGAGGATGAAACCCTTGATGATTATGGAGAGCTTGATGAACCGTTACCTGATATAGAAGTACAAGATTATAATGAAAGAGCCGTATCCGAAAAAGCCGAGGAGGAATTGAAGGAGAATGAGCGTGGAGAACAACCAGCTCCCGACGATGCCCCTGACAGAGCATCTGAGGGAACTGAGAACAAGACTAATTAGGTCAATAATAGCTTTTCTGATAGCTTCTGGGTTCTCCTTCTACTTTGCAAGACATGTCTTTGAGTTTCTCAAGAACCCTGTGGTGGTTTCCTATCCGGATGTGGAGCTTATTACCCTGTCTCCCACGGAACCCCTCTTCATACTTATAAAAATCTCACTTACCGCTGGACTGATACTTGCCTCTCCGGTGATACTCTTTGAGATATGGAGATTTGTTGAACCAGCACTTTACCCTAAAGAGAAGAAACTTTTCATCCCTCTTCTTTTATCTTCAATACTTCTTTTCTTAATGGGTGGTATGTTCGCTTACTTCTTCGTCCTCCCAATGGCTTTAAAGTTCCTCCTTGGATTAGGATTTTCTCAACTTGCAGCGACACCTTATCTCTCAGTTAACCTGTACGTTAGCTTTGTGCTCAAGATGTTGATAGCTTTCGGTATAGCCTTTGAGATGCCTATATTTCTCTACATGCTCCAAAGGGCTGGGATAATAAGCGAGCAACAACTCAAAAAGTTTAGAAGGTACTTTATAGTTGTCGCTTTCCTTATAGGTGCTCTTATCGCACCCGATGTGGCGACTCAGGTACTCATGGCTATACCCCTTTTAGTCCTTTATGAAGTATCCATACTACTTGGTAAAACCGTAAGAAGAAGGAGTTCTGAAGAGAAATCTATTGCCAAGGTTGAGGAGGAGTAATGATATACAAGGATTTTCAAGGGGAAAAGCTTTCAGAGTTAGGGATAGGTACCTATCTGGGAGAACTTGATGAAGCTACAGACAAGGGATACGAGGAAACCATAAAGCTTGGTGTTGAGAAGGGTATAAATGTGGTAGATACAGCGATAAACTACCGCTATATGAAGAGCGAGAGAGCTATAGGACGGGTTATAAATGAAGTTGGTAGGGAGAGGCTATTTCTTTCTACCAAGGGGGGATACGTTCCCTTTGATGCTGACGCTAAAGAGGATCCAAAGGTTTTCTTTGAAGAAACCTTCCTGAGGGGAGGTCTTATAGACTTGAACGAGATGACTCCACAGGGGCATTACCTGGGGAAGGAGTTCATTAACTGGTGTTTTGAAAAAAGCTTAGAAAACATGAATACGAGCTATGTGGATGTATACTTTATCCATAATCCCGAAGAGCATCTCCTATTTACGGAAAAAGAAAGGTTTTATGAAAAACTTAAAGAGTGCTTTTACCTGCTGGAGAACAAGGTTAAGGAAGGAAAGCTCAAATTTTACGGACTTGCAACTTGGCAAGGTTTTCGTATACCAAAGGGGGCACGCCAGCACCTTGAACTTGCAGAAATTTTAGAACTTGCAGAGGAAGCTGGGGGCAAGGAGCACCATTTCAAATTCATTCAATTACCCTATAACCTGGGTATGCATGAAGCTTACTCTTTGAAAAACCAAACCCTTGATGGAGTGGAAGTGTCTGTCCTTGAGGCTTGCCACAGGTTAGGTATCTATGTTTATACGAGCGCTTCCCTTTACCAGGGGAATGTTATAGGGAGGGTTCCTGAGAAACTTAAGGAGAGGTTTGGGGTTGAAAAGGACGTTCATGTTGCCCTTCAGTTTGTGAGGAGTACACCTGGCGTTGGAACTGCACTTGTTGGTATGAGCAAGCCAGAGCACCTTATAGAGAACCTGGATATAGAGACAAAACCACCTCTGAGTGAAGAAGAATTTTCCTCGCTCTTCAAATGACTTTTACTTTGGCTAATAAGTGTATGATAGATATTCCACTTTAGCCGCTCCAGGGATGCCAGTTAGCTGAAACAATAGTAGAAGCTATGGAGGGAGTTAATATAAAGACGTTTTTAGCCCATCTGGAAAGGATAGACAGGTCTCTCCTGGCTTTGATGAGTAAATTCCGTATGGAAGAGAGGGAGGGGAGAATTTTTCTGTATACAGAGGATAAAACCTTAAAGGAAACAGTGGAGCGCTTCCTTAAAGAGAGATTCGGAGACGGTTTTAAGGACAGGGTGTTGGTCCGCCTTGAAGGTCTGGAAGCAGAGAAAACCCAGGAAAAGAGAGAGACAGAGTCTGAAGGTTTGAATAAAAGATACTCTTTCAGTAACTTCATAGTTGGTGAGGGAAACCGGCTTGCCTATGAGGTTGCCTACGAAGTTGCTCAAAATCCCGGTAAGATTTATAACCCGCTGTTCATATATGGAGGAGTTGGTCTTGGTAAGACCCATCTCCTTCAGGCTATAGGGAATGCATGTGCCGAAAGGGGATACAGGGTGGTCTACAAGTCTGCGAACGATTTTTCCGAGGATATGGTTGAGGCTATAAAGGTTGGTAAGGTTAAGGAGTTCAGAAACACTTACAGAAATATAGACCTGCTGCTTCTTGATGATGTGCAGTTTCTCTCTGGAAAGAACAGGACTCAGATTGAATTTTTTAACATATTCAACCATATGTTTTTAAATGAGAAGCAGATCGTGCTGGCTTCCGACAGACACCCGAAAGAGTTAAAAGATATCTCTGACAGGCTCATAAGCAGATTTGAGGGAGGTGTTGTGGTTGAGGTCTGCATGGACGAGCTTACAAAGCTGGAAATAATAAAGCGAAAGCTGTGTGAGCTCAAGATAGAAGTGCAGGATAGGATAGTTGAGAGTTTAATGAAACACACCTCTGACAACGTCAGGGATATAGAAGGAACCTTGAGAGGTATAAAACTTAAGGGTGTTGAGCACCTGAAGAAAAACGCTGTCAGCTCTAGCAGCCTTGAAAAGATAAAACTCTACACAGCTGTTCATTTCGGTATAAAACCTGAGGAACTCGTAGGCAGCAGCCGTTCCAGGAAGGTTAACAGGGCGAGGCACATCGCCTTTTATCTCTGTAGAAAGCTTACCGATGCCTCCCTTATAGAAATAGCGAGAGCTTTCAACAGGAGCGACCACTCCACGGTGATATACGGAATAAAGAAGATAGAGGAAGAGAGAAGGAAGGACAGGAAGCTTAACTACATAATAAGCTTCCTGGAAAAGCATATAGGTGAAAGGCTTTAATCCATGTCCTCCTTTTCCATCACCTGACCTTTTTCAAGCCTCTGCTCTTCAATGTCATAGAACCTCCCCTCAAGCTTTTTAAGAATCTTCGGTAGGGTTGTGTATTCCATCTCCTCAGCGGGAAGGCGGTGAGGCTCAAATATACCTTGTCTCCTCAGGATATCAGCCATATCCTGAGCCCTTACCCTCGCCTTATCAAAGGCTGGGTCTCTGAACATATCCGTTGGTCCAACCAGTTTCCCTTGAGCAAGCTGGAAACCGGCTGCTATCACCCTTGGCGGTCCGTCAAAACGAGAAGGTCTTGCGTCCTCAAAGGAGACCGGCATAAGAGGTCCGTTGTGAGAACCTCTCATCCACCCTTCAACTATCCAAGGTCTTGCAAAGGGTTCAAGGATCTCTCCCACCGCCGGGAAACCGCTCTGAGCTCTGACTACCATAACAGGGTCATCCTTACCCACGTACTGACCTGCCATTAGGGATAGCTTCTGGGTTGAAGCTGTGGCTGCTATTTCGCCATCGTAGTTTCTGTAAACATTCTTAACCACATACTTGCCAACCGAACCTATCAAAGCGAGCAGGTCGTAAAGTTCTGCAGGAGTACTAAGCTTAACCGCTTTCCCGGAGTAAACGTCCAGCACTTCAAAGGTATATCCGTCGTGCATCTTAGGGTCTATGACGAGACCGGCTGTGTTCATGGGGTCGGCGAACATCTCGTAGAGAGGGAGGTTCCATGCGCTTGGAGAAGTTTTGTCAGCAAAGAAGACTATGAGCGGTTCTGAAGGTCTCTCTTCAAATTCCATCTCTGCAACACCCGGACCGAGACCCTTTATATTTCCACTGAAGGCATCCGTAAGGAGGTCCTGTCCCGCACCGTAGAGCTTTAACTTTTTGGCAACCTCTGTACCTTTTTCAAAGGCGTTCCAGGCTATCCTGTGAACCACCTCGTTGTCCACTCCGTGCGTATGGGTCATAACTATAGCGATATCGTCACCACAGGTAAGTATATTGCAGTCTATAAGATTCCCTTTCTCCTTTTCTTCCTCAATCACCTTCTTGACGGTTTCAACCACCTCTGGGTGGGTGTCCGAATGTCCAACGTAACCACCTATGTCAGCCTTAATTACGCTGAAAGTGAGCTTCATATCGTACCTCCTTTTCTTTACTCCCGGAATTCCCGAGTTTATTATATCCCATCCTTCACATATAATTAAATAGCTATGGTAAGAACTCGTTTTGCCCCAAGCCCCACTGGTTATCTCCACTTAGGTAATGCCAGAACGGCTATATTCAGCTATCTGTTTGCCAGGCACAGCGGTGGGGAATTTATTCTGAGAATTGAGGATACGGATAGAGAGCGTTCCAGGAAAGAGTATGAGGAGATGCTCCTGAAGGACCTTGAATGGCTCGGGATAGAATGGGATGAATTCTACAGACAATCGGATAGGTTTGACATATACAGGGAGTATGTTGATAAGCTTCTTCAGAGCGGGCATGCTTACCCCTGTTTCTGCAGCCCGGAGGAACTGGATAGGGAGAGAGAGGAAGCCCAAAGGAAGGGTGTAGCCTACAGATACTCAGGTAAATGCAAAAGGCTCTCCCCTGAAGAAGTTGAGAGGT from Hydrogenivirga caldilitoris includes these protein-coding regions:
- a CDS encoding succinate--CoA ligase subunit alpha, encoding MERNWSVGTKYLNDRTRVIVIGITGREASQVVSETEALYPGTIKVGVTPGKGGQEVAGVPVFNTVKEALNSPEGRDVNTGLIYVPPASVKDAVIELVDAGISVIYIITEHVPIRDTVYFYHYAKERGVTIVGPTSLGCIVPRIPARIGAIGGKNPSIAYRDGGLVILSKSGGLTTTTAEMFMRRGWGVYMALALGGDIISCTTFADVLEEIKDDPNVKGVIIQGEVGGTYEEQAAETILKLYKEGKWNIPVAAFVAGRFQESLEGVSFGHAGAIVERGKGKATDKIKLFNEVGKETGLVKVAEFYHDLVNCIEELGVSRDFEDSTPEGRVKPLYSTIDRETCEFKGD
- a CDS encoding YihY/virulence factor BrkB family protein, whose translation is MSPYRRFSKAALLSLIDVFKESYTYHSGALTYHFLLSMAPLTVILINLLGFLPLIELSRIEETIDQIFPQYTNKVIHEILEVQKRSKETSAIALGLSYFFSVGFIRYLGKAFSFVSEGELTERRELFYWVFMPAFLLGLVLIISSSFFLSIYLKLVVPKNYSVIIDLSYVLPGTLTLFALYRSFIRGSFSILKLLAISAYVSFLMFASQLGFTWYIANVFKGSLLYGSLTTIIISLLWINLIFLTLLYGARLIYRLRREP
- a CDS encoding KamA family radical SAM protein, which produces MLFSHVPENLWRDYNWQIKNRIKTLDELQRYLKLIPEEVEGIKKTEGVYPMAITPYYLSLIDPEDINDPIRLQAIPRISEVDEEIQSRGEPDPLKEDGSIPGLTHRYPDRVLVSVTSFCAVYCRHCMRKRIFAQGERARTKDEIDRMLSYIREHEEIRDVLISGGEPLSLSNEKIEYILRGLRSIDHIEIIRFGTRLPVLAPQRFFDEELLDILDRYSPIWVNTHFNHPREVTELSEEAVDKLLRRGIPVNNQTVLLKGVNDDPETMLELFRKLLKIKVKPQYLFHCDPIKGAVHFRTTLDKGIEIMRYLRGRISGMGIPTYALDLPGGKGKVPILPNYIIDRKGDKFLFESFTGESVEYTIDEPI
- a CDS encoding Sec-independent protein translocase subunit TatA/TatB, translated to MEIQLIIVLMIAFIVLGPERMMDLAVKLGEAMRKVRDMWDEVRMQAYMEEINRKVLEEEKSGQLDERTEDETLDDYGELDEPLPDIEVQDYNERAVSEKAEEELKENERGEQPAPDDAPDRASEGTENKTN
- the tatC gene encoding twin-arginine translocase subunit TatC; translation: MPLTEHLRELRTRLIRSIIAFLIASGFSFYFARHVFEFLKNPVVVSYPDVELITLSPTEPLFILIKISLTAGLILASPVILFEIWRFVEPALYPKEKKLFIPLLLSSILLFLMGGMFAYFFVLPMALKFLLGLGFSQLAATPYLSVNLYVSFVLKMLIAFGIAFEMPIFLYMLQRAGIISEQQLKKFRRYFIVVAFLIGALIAPDVATQVLMAIPLLVLYEVSILLGKTVRRRSSEEKSIAKVEEE
- a CDS encoding aldo/keto reductase; its protein translation is MIYKDFQGEKLSELGIGTYLGELDEATDKGYEETIKLGVEKGINVVDTAINYRYMKSERAIGRVINEVGRERLFLSTKGGYVPFDADAKEDPKVFFEETFLRGGLIDLNEMTPQGHYLGKEFINWCFEKSLENMNTSYVDVYFIHNPEEHLLFTEKERFYEKLKECFYLLENKVKEGKLKFYGLATWQGFRIPKGARQHLELAEILELAEEAGGKEHHFKFIQLPYNLGMHEAYSLKNQTLDGVEVSVLEACHRLGIYVYTSASLYQGNVIGRVPEKLKERFGVEKDVHVALQFVRSTPGVGTALVGMSKPEHLIENLDIETKPPLSEEEFSSLFK
- the dnaA gene encoding chromosomal replication initiator protein DnaA; this translates as MEGVNIKTFLAHLERIDRSLLALMSKFRMEEREGRIFLYTEDKTLKETVERFLKERFGDGFKDRVLVRLEGLEAEKTQEKRETESEGLNKRYSFSNFIVGEGNRLAYEVAYEVAQNPGKIYNPLFIYGGVGLGKTHLLQAIGNACAERGYRVVYKSANDFSEDMVEAIKVGKVKEFRNTYRNIDLLLLDDVQFLSGKNRTQIEFFNIFNHMFLNEKQIVLASDRHPKELKDISDRLISRFEGGVVVEVCMDELTKLEIIKRKLCELKIEVQDRIVESLMKHTSDNVRDIEGTLRGIKLKGVEHLKKNAVSSSSLEKIKLYTAVHFGIKPEELVGSSRSRKVNRARHIAFYLCRKLTDASLIEIARAFNRSDHSTVIYGIKKIEEERRKDRKLNYIISFLEKHIGERL
- the fbp gene encoding fructose-1,6-bisphosphate aldolase/phosphatase, which translates into the protein MKLTFSVIKADIGGYVGHSDTHPEVVETVKKVIEEEKEKGNLIDCNILTCGDDIAIVMTHTHGVDNEVVHRIAWNAFEKGTEVAKKLKLYGAGQDLLTDAFSGNIKGLGPGVAEMEFEERPSEPLIVFFADKTSPSAWNLPLYEMFADPMNTAGLVIDPKMHDGYTFEVLDVYSGKAVKLSTPAELYDLLALIGSVGKYVVKNVYRNYDGEIAATASTQKLSLMAGQYVGKDDPVMVVRAQSGFPAVGEILEPFARPWIVEGWMRGSHNGPLMPVSFEDARPSRFDGPPRVIAAGFQLAQGKLVGPTDMFRDPAFDKARVRAQDMADILRRQGIFEPHRLPAEEMEYTTLPKILKKLEGRFYDIEEQRLEKGQVMEKEDMD